The following is a genomic window from Roseitalea porphyridii.
GGCGTGGTGATGGTCGCCGGCCTGGCGATCCTGGCGCTGTTGCGGATCGTGCCGAAGCGGTCGCTCGGCAGCGCGCCGTCGCCGGCCGCTGCCTCGGCGCCGGCCCCCGATGCTCCGGCGATGCCGCGCGAGCCGGCCGGCGCGGTGAAGGAGTGAGCCGATGCGTACGCTGATCTTCCGTTCGACCGCGCCCTATCTGACGGCCCTGATGATGCTCTATTCGGTGTTCGTGCTGCTGCGCGGCCACAACGAGCCCGGCGGCGGCTTCATCGGCGGTCTGATCGCCGCGTCCGCGCTCGCCATCTACGGTATCGCCTGCGGCGTCTCGCCCGTGCGGCGGGCGATCCGCTATCATCCCATGGCGATCGCCGGATTCGGCCTGTTCGTCGCGGCGATCGCGGGTCTGTTCTCGCCGTTCGTCGGCGTGCCCTACATGACGGGCCTGTGGATCTATCCGGTGGTGTTCGGCATGGAACTCAAGCTGTCGACGACGCTCATCTTCGACATCGGCGTCTATCTGGTCGTGCTCGGTTCGATCACCTCGATCGCGCTGGCGCTCGAAGAAAGGGAGCGTGACTGATGGAAGTCGCCGTCGCGGTCCTCACGGGCCTTTACTTTGCCGTCTCGATCTATCTGATGCTGTCCCAGCACATCATCCGCATCCTGCTGGGCACGGTGACGCTGTCGACCGGCGCAAACCTGACGATCTTCGCGATGGGACGGATCACCCGCGAGGTGCCGCCGATCATTCCCGATGGCCGGTACCTTCCCGCCGAAGGGGCGGCCAACGCGCTGCCGCAGGCGCTGGTGCTGACCGCGATCGTCATCGCCTTTTCGCTGTTTGCCTTTCTGCTCGTGCTGGTGATGCGCTCCTATCAGGAGCTCGGCACCGACGACACCGAGGCCATGCGCGACGCCGAGCCGCGTGGCGAACCGCTGCCGCCGCTGGGCTACTGAACCGCAGGAACCGCTGACCCGATGGCCACCGCCGAAAAGCCGAAGATCAATCTTGAGGACGCCTTTGTCATGGAGGCGCCGGCGCTTGCCGACTGGCTGATCGTCGCGCCGCTGGTCGTCGGCTTCATCTTCGCGGCGCTGTGCCTGATGACGCGCAAGAACACGAAGCTGCAGCCGCTGATCGCGATGTCCGGGCTCGTGCTCATTCTCGCCTGTGTGGCGGGGCTGTTCCTGCACGTGCTCTTCAACGGCACGGTGATCATGGCGATGGGACGGTGGCTGCCGCCGTTCGGCATCGCTTTCGTCGCCGACATGCTCGGCGCGACGCTGGCGCTGGTGGCGGGCATCGTCGGTCTTGCGACCGGCATCTATGCGCTGCGCGAGGCCGACGACACCGAGCGGCGCTACGGTTTCTATCCGTTTCTCCTGATGATGCTTGCCGGGGTTATCTGCGCGTTTCTGACCGGCGACATCTTCAACCTCTATGTCTGGTTCGAGGTTCTTCTACTGGGCTCGTTCGGCCTTCTGGTGCTCGGCTCGCGGCGCGAGCAGCTCG
Proteins encoded in this region:
- a CDS encoding Na+/H+ antiporter subunit B; this translates as MRTLIFRSTAPYLTALMMLYSVFVLLRGHNEPGGGFIGGLIAASALAIYGIACGVSPVRRAIRYHPMAIAGFGLFVAAIAGLFSPFVGVPYMTGLWIYPVVFGMELKLSTTLIFDIGVYLVVLGSITSIALALEERERD
- a CDS encoding Na+/H+ antiporter subunit C, with the translated sequence MEVAVAVLTGLYFAVSIYLMLSQHIIRILLGTVTLSTGANLTIFAMGRITREVPPIIPDGRYLPAEGAANALPQALVLTAIVIAFSLFAFLLVLVMRSYQELGTDDTEAMRDAEPRGEPLPPLGY